Genomic DNA from Comamonas antarctica:
CCTGTTGACTGCCTGACCAGGCATGATCCTGGCCAGACGCCGGCGCTGCCGCCGCATGAGCCGTTGCGGCGGGCGACGCGCTGCGGCCAAGTCCTATGTGAGTGAGCCCATGTCTTTTGCCCCCCTCCAAAACGACACTTTCCTGCGCGCTTGCCGCCGCCAGGCCACCGATTACACGCCGCTGTGGCTCATGCGCCAGGCCGGCCGCTACCTGCCGGAATACAAGGCCACGCGCGCCCAGGCCGGCAGCTTCATGGGCCTGGCCACCAATGTGGACTACGCCACCGAAGTCACGCTGCAGCCGCTCGAGCGCTTTCCGCTCGATGCCGCCATCCTGTTCAGCGACATCCTGACCATTCCCGACGCGATGGGCCTGGGCCTGAGCTTCGAGGCCGGAGAAGGCCCGCGTTTCGCCAAGGTGGTGCGCGACGAGGCCGCCGTGGCCGAACTCGCGGTGCCCGACATGGACAAGCTCGGCTACGTGTTCAACGCCGTGACCTCGATCCGCCGCGCGCTCGATGGCCGCGTGCCCTTGATCGGCTTCTCGGGCAGCCCCTGGACGCTGGCCTGCTATATGGTCGAAGGCAAGGGCAGCGACGATTACCGCCTGGTCAAGAGCCTGATGTATGCGCGCCCCGACCTGATGCACCGCATCCTGGCAGTCAATGCCGACAGCGTGGCCGCCTACCTCAACGCGCAGATCGATGCGGGCGCCCAGGCGGTGATGATCTTCGACAGCTGGGGCGGCGTGCTGGCCGATGGCTGCTTCCAGGAATTCAGCCTCGCCTACACACGCCGCGTGCTGTCCCAACTCAAGCGCACCGGCGTGGATGGCACCGACGTGCCGCGCATCGTCTTCACCAAGGGCGGCGGCATCTGGCTCACCGAGATGAAGGAGCTGGACTGCGAAGTGCTGGGCCTCGACTGGACTGCCAACCTGGGCAGGGCACGCGCCATCGTCGGCGGCCAAGCTGGCGGCCCCGGCAAGGCGCTGCAGGGCAATATCGACCCGAATGTGCTGTTTGCGCCGCCCGAACAGGTCGCGGCCCAGGCGCGTGCCGTGCTCGACAGCTTTGGCACGCCGCATACCGACCGCAGCACCACGGGCCCCACGCACATCTTCAACCTGGGCCATGGCATCAGCCAGTTCACGCCGCCCGAAAATGTGGCGGCGCTGGTGGAAACGGTGCACAGCCACTCGCGCGCGCTGCGCCAGCGCTGATCGGGCAAGCGTGCGGCCGCCGTCTGCCGGCGCGCCTTGCTGCAGCAGGGCCAGTGAGCAAGTACCCACCTTGGCCCCATGCCAGTTATGCACAGCAAAAGTGCATGCCGGCGTGCACTGCGGCGGTGCAAAGCGGCGCCGCAGTGCCACTCGCCCTTCTTGTAAGACAGCGCCAACTCGTTGATTCTCAAAGAGATTTTTCAGAAGCCAGGAGGACACCGAGCACAGAACCGGGCGCTTGTCATCCCATGTGGCGGCTTTGCCTCCATTGCTTTTGCACAAAGTTATCCACAGAATCGCCAACAACTTTCAAATCAACCCTGAAATCAATGACTTGCGGCGGTTTGTTGAGATTTTTCTGCGCGGCAGGCCTGTGGACAGCCGAAAAACCGAGGTATTCGGCTGCTTGACAGCAAAGCGCGTTCCGACTTATGCACATGGCTGCAGGCTTTCCCAGGCCTCTGCAAATGTCGGGACCTCCGTCCTGGCAGCCCGGCATTTCAATTGCAAACCCTTGTTTTATATAGCCTCGCAAAATATGCACGGGACGGGAGAATCTGTGCCGCAGGAGGGCAAAAGCTTTCCCGCAGCTGCAAGCCCCGACAATTCCCACAAAGTTATCCACAGAAACCAGTAGAAAACGCGAAGCCACGCACTCTGCGCTTCCCCGCCCTTTCCTGCGTCGCGTCGACCTTGCCATGACCGCCCTGTTTCCCGTCCAGATTGCCTTGCAGATGCCGGCCCATAGCGCCGTCGGCCATCTGCTGACCTACGCCGCCGAAACGCGCCTGGCGCCGGGCACGCTGGTGCGCGTGCCGCTGGGCAA
This window encodes:
- the hemE gene encoding uroporphyrinogen decarboxylase; the encoded protein is MSFAPLQNDTFLRACRRQATDYTPLWLMRQAGRYLPEYKATRAQAGSFMGLATNVDYATEVTLQPLERFPLDAAILFSDILTIPDAMGLGLSFEAGEGPRFAKVVRDEAAVAELAVPDMDKLGYVFNAVTSIRRALDGRVPLIGFSGSPWTLACYMVEGKGSDDYRLVKSLMYARPDLMHRILAVNADSVAAYLNAQIDAGAQAVMIFDSWGGVLADGCFQEFSLAYTRRVLSQLKRTGVDGTDVPRIVFTKGGGIWLTEMKELDCEVLGLDWTANLGRARAIVGGQAGGPGKALQGNIDPNVLFAPPEQVAAQARAVLDSFGTPHTDRSTTGPTHIFNLGHGISQFTPPENVAALVETVHSHSRALRQR